From a region of the Lepidochelys kempii isolate rLepKem1 chromosome 26, rLepKem1.hap2, whole genome shotgun sequence genome:
- the LOC140903717 gene encoding transmembrane emp24 domain-containing protein 4, with translation MLRALLPGMALAQFSSRAGHPSDCACASSSIPREPWQRMRGRPGEGAGLSMVGGGGEWVPGMLRTVAALVLLAQLAGRGAHALYFHIGETEKRCFIEEIPDETMVIGNYRTQLWDKQSESFLPSTPGLGMHVEVKDPDGKVVLSRQYGSEGRFTFTSHTPGEHQICLHSNSTRMALFAGGKLRVHLDIQVGEHTNNYPEIAAKDKLTELQLRARQLLDQVEQIQKEQNYQRYREERFRMTSESTNQRVLWWSIAQTIILILTGIWQMRHLKSFFEAKKLV, from the exons ATGCTCAGAGCCCTTCTCCCAGGCATGGCGCTTGCGCAGTTCTCCTCCAGGGCCGGGCATCCGAGTGATTGCGCATGCGCGTCGTCTTCAATCCCCAGGGAGCCGTGGCAGCGCATGCGCGGTAGGCCGGGAGAGGGAGCGGGGCTGTCTATGGTCGGCGGCGGTGGGGAGTGGGTGCCCGGGATGCTGCGGACAGTGGCAGCCTTGGTGCTGCTGGCGCAGCTGGCGGGCCGGGGGGCGCATGCGCTCTACTTCCACATTGGGGAGACCGAGAAGCGCTGCTTCATCGAGGAGATCCCGGACGAGACCATGGTGATCG GGAATTACCGCACGCAGCTGTGGGACAAGCAGTCAGAGTCGTTCCTGCCCTCCACGCCGGGGCTGGGCATGCACGTGGAAGTGAAGGATCCTGATGGAAAG GTGGTTCTGTCCCGGCAGTATGGCTCAGAGGGCCGCTTCACCTTCACCTCGCACACCCCAGGCGAGCACCAGATCTGCCTGCACTCCAACTCCACGCGCATGGCGCTCTTCGCAGGTGGCAAGCTG CGTGTGCACCTGGACATCCAGGTTGGAGAGCACACCAACAACTACCCCGAGATTGCAGCGAAGGACAAGCTGACAGAGCTGCAGCTCCGAGCCCGGCAGCTGCTGGACCAAGTGGAGCAGATCCAGAAGGAGCAGAACTACCAAAGG TACCGGGAGGAGCGGTTCCGCATGACCAGTGAGAGCACCAACCAGCGGGTGCTGTGGTGGTCCATCGCCCAGACCATCATCCTCATCCTCACCGGCATCTGGCAAATGAGACACCTCAAGAGCTTCTTCGAGGCCAAGAAACTGGTTTAA